The following is a genomic window from Scylla paramamosain isolate STU-SP2022 unplaced genomic scaffold, ASM3559412v1 Contig19, whole genome shotgun sequence.
CTTTAGGCATCAAGactacaggaaggaaggaggctgcAGGGATCAAGGGGAGTACAGAGGTCATGGGAATTATAGGGATCGTGGGAATTACAGGGATCACAGGAGGGAATATTCTGACCACAGGCAAGGGAGGTTTGTCAGTGACCACAGAGATCATGATGACAGCAGAAGGGAtagcaagaagaggaagtacaGGTCTGAGAAGGAGAGTGATGAGTATGGAAGAAGGAATTACCAGTCCAGCAAATACTACaatgggtgggggggggggtgtcatcCTGTTGAGTTTTGTGAATCCAGTGGCTggtatatttatctttcatcagGGACTTCACACAAGTTTCCACGCCATTAATTCTTTGAGCAGTAACCAAAAGTTACTGACATTTAATTTACATTTaaatgcctgcctgcctgtctgttcatATCTTTCTCTCACAACGTACTCACCATTCACTTGTGAACATTTAGATTTTtaggaaatatttttgagcaagttccTTCATCACAAGGCAACCAtctactaaaaagaaagaaaaatggaatataTGTTGGGATTTCCTTGATTGCTTTTGGTGTTAGTGACTTTCCAGAGTGACAATACAAGTGTTATCCTCACTACAAGTCATGCACTATATATAACATCACTGagtatcttttctctcattttcat
Proteins encoded in this region:
- the LOC135097414 gene encoding putative uncharacterized protein DDB_G0281733 isoform X1; translation: MVPLDLELLAELEEEATSHYTEEDNQFTEHCKKSLPKPPILPADRFDRNRQCRGNFRHQDYRKEGGCRDQGEYRGHGNYRDRGNYRDHRREYSDHRQGRFVSDHRDHDDSRRDSKKRKYRSEKESDEYGRRNYQSSKYYNGWGGGCHPVEFCESSGWYIYLSSGTSHKFPRH